Part of the Oncorhynchus nerka isolate Pitt River linkage group LG14, Oner_Uvic_2.0, whole genome shotgun sequence genome is shown below.
attcatcgacctggccaaggctttcgactctgtcaatcacaacattcttattggcagactcgacagccttggtttctcaaatgattgcctcgcctggtttaccaactacttctctgatagagttcagtgtgtcaaatcggagggcctgttgtccggacctctgacagtctctatgtgtgtgccacagggttcaattctcgggctgactctcttttctgtatacatcaatgatgctgctcttgctgctggtgatccacctctacgcagacgacaccattctgtatacttctggcccctccttggacactgtgttaactaacctccagatgagcttcaatgccatacaactctccttccgtggcctccaactgctcctaaacgcaagtaaaactaaatgcatgctattcaatcgatcactgcctgcacctgctcgcccgtccagcatcactactctagacggctctgacttagaatacgtggacaactacaaatacctgggtgtctggttagactgtaaactctccttccagactcacattaagcatctccaatccaaaattaaatctacaatcggcttcctatatcgcaacaaagcatccttcactcatgctgccaaacataccctcgtaaaactgaccatcctaccgatcctcaacttcggtgatgtcatctataaaataggctccaacactctactcaacaaactggatgcagtctatcacagtgccattcgttttgtcaccaaagccctatacactacccaccattgcgacctgtgcgctctcgttggttggcccccgcttcatactcgtcgccaaacccactggctacaggtaatctacaagtctctgctaggtaaagccctgccttatctcagctcactggtcaccatagcagcacccactcagcacgcgctccagcaggtatatctcactggtcacccccaaagccaattcctcctttggttgtctttccttccagttctctgctacccatgactagaacgaattgcaaaatctctgaagctggagactcacatctccctcactagctttaagcaccagctgtcaaagcagcttacagatcactgcacctgtacttagcccatctgtaaacagcccatctatctacctatctcatccccatactggtattcaTTTGACATTATTCATACATTTATTTAATCAAGATGTTCAGTTTACtaatttaaaatatattattGATCGTATGTTGATTGGTTCGTAAGCGTGTCCATAAATACTGTACTTTCCATTCATTTTTGTGGCCCTCATTCTAAAGATCCTCCGAGGCAGGGCTTCCCAACCCTCTTCCTAGagatctactggtctgtaggttttcgatccaaccctaatttagcataTCTGATTCATCTAGTTAAGatcttgttgagcagctaattcgtagaatcaggtgtgttaaattagggttggactgaaaacccacaggacggtagatctccaggaagagggttggacagccCTCCTGGAACTCATTGCACATGCCAGTTCAAAACATGTgttacacatacattacacaataacttgagaaagagggaagaggaaATACATTTTATTCCTTGTCAGAAACTCCCCAGATAAGGAGTGGCTACCGGTTCAACATAAAACGTAATGTATGAAATGAGTCCTGGACACTTCCAACAGAACCTGAATGCATGATGAGTATGATCATGGCATCTTTTCTCTCCGCAGCTCTGCTGTTGCTGGTTCCTGGAATCCTGACTGAAAGTAATGTagaatatatttatttactttacgTCTTTGTAATGTCATCTCTATCTcctatacactacagtatagtTGACATTGTAAATTATAATTTAAACAGAGTCTTCCATTGAGTTGGTGGTAGTCAACAGCATCTCAAACACACCCAATAAGACCTACAGTACTAATGTCGCATTCAGAGGGGTCCTTATCGGTGCCATGAGAAGACTGCAGGAGACCAATGCAGGATTCAAGTTAGTAGATTATTAAGTTAAATTGGCTCATTGTTACATGCTGTTTCGTTAAATTCTCGGCAGTTGGTGTGTCAGTGAATTTATGTTATGTTGTCAGGTGTCATTGGTGAGCACTGTTGTTTTTGCAGTTTCACCTACACAGAGGACCGCAACTATGGccccttcctggtgagtgtgaaTGGTGTAGCCGGGAACAATACTGAAAACACTTTCTGGGAGCTCCTTGTTCAGACTGGGGGGAATGGGACCATAATCAGACCTGATGTGGGTGAGTAATGATGGAaagcctcttctctctctttctcatttttTTGTGGTGTATTTGCTGAGGGACAAATCACCCGATAGAAATTAGGGGAAAAGCATgcatgttatttacaatgacgttcATAATATATAACAACACCTCTGTCACACAAATGttgcacatactgtacagtatacctacTCACACACGGACCTATTTGGACATTATTTCTGCAGGTATTGGCTGTTACATCCCTGAACCAAATGACCGCATCATCCTAAAATTTACTGAGTTCGTCTCGGGCTCGCACTCCGTGAGTGGCAACAGTTCGAATCCTGGGAACCTCACAGCAGGAAGTAATGTAGCATTTTTTTAACTTCTAGAACATGTTTACCTCTTTGCAATGTTATCACCACAGTATTGACATCGCAGGCAACATGGTTTTTCAACAGACACTTCCAGACTAGATTCCATTGAGCTTGTGGTAGTCAACAACATCTCAAACACCACCAAcaagacctacagtactgacattgCATTCAGAGGGGTCCTTATCGGTGCCATGAGGAGACTGCAGACCAATTCAGGATTCAAGTTAGTAGATCACTAGCTTCCATTGTGTCATTGTGAGATGCTGTAGATTGTTAAATGTGCGTTCAAATCATTACAGTTTGAGCAATTGTGTAGAACCTTTCAGTGACCATGAACAGACAATATTATGTAGTGCAAGGTGTCATTCATTGCATGGCATGGAGTGATACTGCATTTTGCACCTTGTTCACTGTCAAACGTAATTGTggtattctggcatttcacaatgactcaaattcaaataaattcattattctGTTGTTTTTGCAGTTTCACCTATACAGAGTACCCCGACTATGGccccttcctggtgagtgtgaaTGGTGTGGCTGGGAACACTACTGAGAAGACTTTCTGGGAGCTCCTTGTTCAGACTGGGGGGAATGGGACCATAATCAGACCGGATGTGGGTGAGTAGTGATGGAATGTCTTTTGGTCGGTCAATACGATCTGTCGGAccgtctctctgtcttcatctttctctttctctgcaaAGCTAGAGAAATACAGTAAGGAAAAAAAGCACGCAGgagttattttatattatttacaTTCATAAAATATAACAACTGTCACCAAAAGgttgcacatactgtataattACTCACACATTGTCCTATTTTTATATTATTTCTGCAGGTATTGGCTGTTACATCCCAAAACAAAATGACCGCATCATCCTGAATTTTACAATGTTCACCACAAACTCCGCAAGTGGCAGTTGTACAAATCCtggtgtgttgttgtttttggtgggtttgtttttttgttttctaATCTAAGCTTAACCCTTGCCTCAGTGACTACCATACATAACCCTAAAACACTATCTAACCCCATACCTTTGTCACTACCATACCACACCTTATTAAGTCACTAATTAACTCCATATCTAACCCTAAGTCACTTACTAACTCATTAGCAGGGAAGTTCACTTGCTTAATACATCTAAATCGGCAGATAAATATGTGGTTTTTGTTGTTTTCTGTGAGTATGATTTTCAACCAGTGTAAAAGTTATTGTGTGATCATGTTGGAATAGACAGTAGCTTCTGATCAATACTGTTTTGTGATTTGAAATTGTGCcacagtttattttttatttttacaaattgTCATTCAAATAAAAAAATTCTCTCATTGTTTGAATGACCTTTAAAATTCATGAAGCTTTACCCTGACACCATAGCAAATACGCTGCAAAGGTTCCTTGAAGTGTTGGAAAAGTatgcaattgtcatacttgagtaaaagtaaagataccttaaaagaaaatgactcaagtaaaagtgaagtcACAGAATaacatactacttgagtaaaagtctaaaagtatttggttttaaatatacttaagtattaaaagtgaaagtaaaattccttatattaagcaaaccagacggcaccatgttcttgtatttttatttacagatagccaggggtacactgcaaatctcagacatcatttacaaactaagcatttgtgtttagtgagtccaccagatcagataaccagggatgttctcttgataagtgaatGAATTGGACGATAtgcctgtcctgctaagcattcaaaatgtaaagagTACTTTTGTGTGTCAGGAATGTATGgcataaaaagtacattattttctttaggaatgtagtgaagtatatGTTGTCAAAAATATGATTAGTACAGAAAGTACAGATaacccaaaaactacttaagtactactttaaagtatttttccttaagtactttacaccactggttccTTGTTCTTTCTTGGTAAAGACTAAGAAGAATGAAGATGGAAGATGAGGATGAAGAAAATGAAAACACCTCTTTGAAGACTGTTAAACAAATGTTAAATGAAGAACTCGGAatcaaataaatatatttaattaGACATACAATGAATGAAGGTAGTTAACCCCTGAACCTGCCGAAAAGGTCTATTTTCAGTTCAAGGTAATTAGGTTGTACTCATAGAACAATTAATATTTGTGGGCATGGACACCAGAAAATATTGTGAGAATGGATAACATTAATCTGAGATCTATGAGACAATCACTGTCAACCTTTCTTGTTTTCAAAAATATTCACAGACATTATACTGCAATAGAAGCTCCACTCTTAAACAACAGAAGAGGGCGCACACAGAGAAAACACAGATCAGGAACAATATATACTTGCACTGTCAATAAAGGTGAAATCCAGTACTTTACAACTAATTGCAACAAATTGCACGCATGCCACTATCACTTCCATTGATTTTTTAGCTAGCAGAGGCAAAGGTAAGCTGAAGTTTGTATTGtcaaaaccatggattacagtttcTCCTGGCCCATAGACTACTGTCAGGTTCAGGAACCATCTATGTAAAATACTGAACTTCCCATTCAAATCTTCAGTCTCACAAAATAAAATATTGACACAAGAAAATATTGTGGGAATAGAGATCCGATATCTGATATCTTTCTAAAAATGAGTCAGAGACTATCAAACTTCCTTGTGTATCACTGGTTTCCGGCTTACTGTCAATGTCGGGATGAATGTTCATTTGGACGTCAAACTGAGTAGTTGGTGGATCAAGTTCACTACAGTGAACTTAGCAATTAAACACACCAAACCTTTTTGAAAGTATGGAGATTGTGCCTGGGAGGTGCCTGGCAGGCCATCAGAGAGGCATGTACACGTGACAGACTTAATTGGTATAGAGAATCATGCactctttgaaaaaaaaaaaggttCCAAAGGGTTTCTTCggatgtccccataggataacctttttggttccagataaaaCACTTTTGGGTTTTGTGTAGAACCTTATGTGGAAAGAGTTCTGTATTgaatccaaaagggttctacctggaaccaaaatggttctacctggaaccaaatggGGATAGCTGACGAACCCTTCTGCATAAAACCCAGAGAATCTCACTGCCAATAGACTGCCGATAGGTACTTATCACAGTGGGACGCCATTCCTTCTCATGCTGGAACAAAAGCAATACCTGCTGCGTGCCGACATGGTAACAACAAACCTGCCATTTCTACTAGTAGAAACGCAATGTTCGTCACTGGCAAACAATTTGACTTTGAGCTAATTAGAAAGCACAGACCCCCACCCCACAGGAGTGAGAAAAAAGAGGGCATTTTCTCCGTACATCCACTGTTAAATGTCATGAGCTAGTCACACTTTATATGTGACACCTTTCAGCaaactaggtgtatgtcgcaCGTCCACGGGTTGTGTtaatggctgccgttttacgggctctgAAGGAATTGTGCTATTGAGTGTGTTTTTTCGTgttttttgtaacttattttgtatataatgtttctgccaccgtctcttatgaccaaaaagagcttctggatatcaggacagtgattactcacctcgtactggacaaagattttttctttaacgagtggACGCAACGGATTTACTTccgacacccgacaaggcccacATCCCTATCATTCGCATGAGAAATAGATGGAGATATCAGAGAGGTAGGTCgacactgtaatatcttatgtttcaccgagtcgtggctgaacgacgacatgctTAAAGTACAGCTGGTGGGATTTACGCTACATCGACAAGATAGAAccgctgcctccggtaagacaaggggtggcggtctgtgtatatttgtaaacaacagttggtgcagaaaatctaatattaaggaagtctcgaggttttgctcacctgaggtagagttactcatgataagttgtagaccagactatttaccaagagacttTTCACCTATATTTTTTATAGCTGTCTATtaaccaccacaaaccaatgctggcactaagtccgcactcaatgagctgtataaagCCATAAACAAACAGGAAATTGCTCATTCAGAGGCGACGCTCCTAGTGGCCACGGACTTAAATCCTTTTAaactaatttctaccagcatgttaaatgtgcaaccagagagaaaaaaaactctagaacacctttactccacacacagagatgcatacaaagctctccctcaccctccatttagcaaatctgaccataattctttcctcctgattcctgcatacAAGCAGAAACTAAAGTAGGAAGCACCAGTAACTCTAtcaataaagaagtggtcagatgatgcagatgctaagctacaggactgttttgctagcacagactggattatgttccgggattcttcccgatggcattgaggactacaccacatcagtaaaggtattggagtggccatcacaaagccctgacctcaatcccattgggGAAAAAAATTCACcacacttattgtgggaaggttgtgaaGGCTACCCgaagcgtttgacccaagttaaaaaatgtaaaggcaatgctaccaaatgctaattgagtgtatgtaaacttctgacccactgggaatgtgatgaaagaaataaaaactgaaataaatcattctctctactatttttctgacatttcacattctgaaactaaagtggtgatcctaactgacctaaaacaaggtatttctacttggattaaatgccagggattgtgataaactgagtttaaatgtatttggttaaggtgtatgtaaacttccgacttcacctgTGCAGTGTATATTGCAAAAGGCTGTTAGGTTGGAAATTATTATATTTAAACATGCTCAATTTTAGAATGAAAAAATACATTGAGCTACTATGAATGATTTGGAAGCATACCCTTATTTTATATAAAAATGGTTCTGGCCCCCATTTAAGTTGTTACATAATGGAAGGGGGACCCCTGGTGGAGAAGTTCATTTAAAGAGCCCACTCTATAGATTTATTTAGAATAATATTTGATGTAGGGACATATTTGAGGACACAATGGTAGTCTACATAGGAGATTAGGCACAGGACCAGAAACATTGCATTTGAACTCTGGGGCTAACATTCTGGAGCATAATAATGTCATGAGTCTTAAGCATCATAATGCCCAGTGTTgtggagtagtgaactacatgttggCTGGAGGAGGGAAATGgaaagggggagatagagagagtttggatggagagatgaaggaggacCTTGTGAAGGATCTCTGTGCACTGCTGGAGAAGAGCTGGAGAAGatcgagaaggagggagagaagatagAAATAAAGGAGGGGTGTTGGAGAAGGGAGTGGAGTTCGCAAAGGATGAAatgaagaagaggaaggaggaggtaaagaggaaagagaaggaggtGGCAAGGCAGAGAGACGAGGTGGAGAAAGACAAACCGAGGGTGAGGAAGAAGGTCAATGAagtggagaagaagaaggaggaggaataTATGAAAGACAAGGGAttggatagacagaaagagaaactGGAGAAGAGAAAGAAGCTGGACATTTTGGAGAAAGTTGGAAAGTTGGAAAGTTGGAGTTGGAAAAGGAGAAAGAAAAGTTAGAGTGGAGGAATAAGATTGTGGAAAGGGTGAAAGTGGATGTGAATGAGAGATTGAAAAGATGACAAGAACAGGACAGATGATTAAAGAGAAATAGGAGATGGACAGAATTAAAATGGATATGGAAGAGAATGCAAGGGAGGAGGtgaagaaagtgagagaggagtTGGTGGGATTGAAGGAGAAAATAAAAAAGGGAAAAGAGGGGCAGCAATGGGGAGAGAAAGaagtggagggaaagagggag
Proteins encoded:
- the LOC135574998 gene encoding uncharacterized protein LOC135574998, with the translated sequence MMSMIMASFLSAALLLLVPGILTEKSSIELVVVNSISNTPNKTYSTNVAFRGVLIGAMRRLQETNAGFNFTYTEDRNYGPFLVSVNGVAGNNTENTFWELLVQTGGNGTIIRPDVGIGCYIPEPNDRIILKFTEFVSGSHSVSGNSSNPGNLTAGNTSRLDSIELVVVNNISNTTNKTYSTDIAFRGVLIGAMRRLQTNSGFNFTYTEYPDYGPFLVSVNGVAGNTTEKTFWELLVQTGGNGTIIRPDVGIGCYIPKQNDRIILNFTMFTTNSASGSCTNPGVLLFLVGLFFCFLI